The following proteins are encoded in a genomic region of Haloarcula marina:
- the mce gene encoding methylmalonyl-CoA epimerase, with translation MQFDHAGVATDDADALAALYEAAFDAPVAHRETFDGLDVTFLDLGNGYFELLEPTPDAEGAIPRYLERNGPGLHHVALATDDIAAALDAAREAGIELIDEDPRPGAWGHEVAFCHPKSTGGVLLEFVQH, from the coding sequence ATGCAGTTCGACCACGCTGGCGTCGCCACCGACGACGCCGACGCACTCGCCGCGCTGTACGAAGCGGCGTTCGACGCACCGGTCGCCCACCGCGAGACGTTCGACGGTCTGGACGTGACGTTTCTGGACCTCGGCAACGGCTACTTCGAACTGTTGGAACCGACACCGGACGCCGAGGGCGCGATTCCCCGCTATCTGGAGCGGAACGGGCCTGGCCTCCACCACGTCGCCCTCGCCACCGACGACATCGCGGCCGCCCTCGACGCCGCCCGCGAGGCCGGGATAGAACTCATCGACGAGGACCCCCGACCCGGTGCGTGGGGGCACGAAGTGGCGTTCTGCCACCCGAAATCGACCGGCGGCGTCTTACTCGAGTTCGTCCAGCACTGA
- a CDS encoding SHOCT domain-containing protein: MSSTLPDSRIIALVVLVLAVLFVLPLLGGFGMMGGGVWGGGMWGGGGMWGTGGTAPTWVWVVGLIVRVLVLAAVVGLVYLLFRAVTGDDKGPDTAVEELRKAYARGDLSEEEYERRRERLREE, translated from the coding sequence GTGAGTAGCACGCTCCCCGACTCACGAATCATTGCACTCGTCGTCCTCGTCCTCGCTGTCCTGTTCGTCCTCCCGCTCCTGGGCGGATTCGGGATGATGGGCGGCGGGGTGTGGGGCGGCGGAATGTGGGGAGGCGGCGGAATGTGGGGCACAGGTGGGACGGCCCCGACCTGGGTGTGGGTCGTCGGTCTCATCGTCCGAGTACTCGTCCTCGCGGCCGTCGTCGGCCTCGTGTACCTCCTCTTCCGAGCGGTGACCGGCGACGACAAGGGGCCGGACACGGCCGTCGAGGAACTGCGGAAAGCCTACGCCCGCGGCGATTTGAGCGAGGAGGAGTACGAGCGCCGCCGCGAACGGTTGCGCGAGGAGTGA
- a CDS encoding acyl-CoA mutase large subunit family protein, which produces MFDPDELDEIREAKAEWDAESVQPTVDRFGEREETFTTDTEGHEVDRLYTPADVADLDYEEDLGFPGEEPYTRGVYPTGYRGRLWTMRQYAGMGTAEETNERFHYLLEQGQTGLSMAFDLPTQMGYDSDDAMAAGEVGKTGVAIDSLRDMERVFEGIPLDEVSTSMTINAPASVLLAMYIAVGDQQGVDREQLRGTIQNDVLKEYIARNTFIYPPEPSMRLITDIFEFCAAEVPNFNTISISGYHIREAGSTAAQEIAFTLGDGIEYVQAAVDAGLDVDDFAPQLSFFFASYNNILEEVAKFRAARRLWATIMDERFDAENPKSKQLKFHTQTAGSTLTAQQIENNVVRVAYQALAAVLGGTQSLHTNGKDEAIGLPTEKSVRTALRTQQILAHESGAADTVDPLAGSYYVESLTDELEADARELIEEVDERGGMRRAIEDQWVQRQIQDVAFERQREQEAGERVIVGVNEYTVEEEGEQDIEEVDEAVEQAQHERVAAIRQERDDDAVEDALDALRAAAESDENLMPYIVDAVKTYATTGEICDVLRDVFGEYQPGSSM; this is translated from the coding sequence ATGTTCGACCCCGACGAACTGGACGAAATCCGCGAGGCGAAAGCCGAGTGGGACGCCGAATCCGTCCAGCCGACCGTCGACCGCTTCGGCGAACGCGAGGAGACGTTCACGACGGACACCGAGGGGCACGAGGTAGACCGACTGTACACCCCCGCGGACGTGGCGGACCTCGACTACGAGGAGGACTTGGGGTTCCCCGGCGAAGAACCGTACACCCGCGGCGTCTACCCCACCGGCTATCGGGGTCGCCTCTGGACGATGCGTCAGTACGCCGGGATGGGGACCGCCGAGGAGACGAACGAGCGCTTTCACTACCTCTTAGAGCAGGGCCAGACCGGCCTCTCGATGGCGTTCGACCTCCCCACGCAGATGGGGTACGATTCGGACGACGCGATGGCCGCGGGCGAAGTCGGCAAGACCGGCGTCGCCATCGACTCCTTGCGGGACATGGAGCGGGTGTTCGAGGGCATCCCGCTCGACGAGGTGTCCACGTCGATGACCATCAACGCGCCCGCGTCGGTCCTGCTGGCGATGTACATCGCCGTCGGCGACCAGCAGGGCGTCGACCGCGAGCAGTTGCGCGGGACCATCCAGAACGACGTGCTCAAAGAGTACATCGCCCGGAACACGTTCATCTACCCGCCCGAACCGTCGATGCGGCTCATCACCGACATCTTCGAGTTCTGCGCGGCGGAGGTGCCGAACTTCAACACTATCTCCATCTCGGGGTACCACATCCGCGAGGCCGGGTCGACCGCGGCGCAGGAAATCGCGTTCACGCTCGGCGACGGCATCGAGTACGTGCAGGCCGCCGTCGACGCCGGACTCGACGTGGACGACTTTGCCCCACAGTTGTCGTTCTTCTTCGCCTCGTACAACAACATCTTGGAGGAGGTGGCGAAGTTCCGCGCCGCCCGCCGCCTCTGGGCGACGATAATGGACGAGCGCTTCGACGCCGAGAACCCCAAGTCCAAGCAGTTGAAGTTCCACACCCAGACCGCCGGGTCGACGCTGACCGCCCAGCAGATAGAGAACAACGTCGTCCGCGTCGCCTATCAGGCCCTCGCGGCGGTGCTGGGCGGCACGCAGAGCCTCCACACGAACGGGAAAGACGAGGCCATCGGCCTCCCCACCGAAAAGTCGGTGCGGACCGCTCTCCGAACCCAACAGATTCTCGCCCACGAGTCCGGCGCGGCCGACACCGTCGACCCCCTCGCCGGGAGCTACTACGTCGAGTCCCTGACCGACGAACTGGAGGCCGACGCCCGCGAACTCATCGAAGAAGTCGACGAGCGAGGCGGGATGCGGCGAGCCATCGAGGACCAGTGGGTCCAGCGCCAGATTCAGGACGTGGCCTTCGAGCGCCAGCGCGAACAGGAGGCGGGCGAGCGCGTCATCGTCGGCGTCAACGAGTACACCGTCGAGGAGGAGGGCGAACAGGACATCGAGGAGGTGGACGAGGCCGTCGAGCAGGCCCAGCACGAACGCGTCGCCGCCATTCGGCAGGAACGCGACGACGACGCCGTCGAGGACGCGCTCGATGCGCTCAGGGCGGCCGCCGAGAGCGACGAGAACCTCATGCCGTACATCGTCGACGCGGTGAAAACGTACGCGACGACCGGGGAAATCTGCGACGTGCTGCGCGACGTGTTCGGGGAGTACCAGCCCGGCAGTTCGATGTAG